In one window of Porites lutea chromosome 8, jaPorLute2.1, whole genome shotgun sequence DNA:
- the LOC140946312 gene encoding potassium voltage-gated channel protein Shaker-like produces MLKAYNTGLSAGLQTPRPRRLRTSSSCFVPAYSSQRVIINVSGIRYETYEETLGNYPETLLGSPTKRSEYYNPTRDEYVFARDKPSFDAILFFYQSRGILAKPEDVSEETFQEELEFYGLPHKYYSDSMDHLSGSEEQMEEILPLNPLKRKLWLWFEYPRSSHTARILALWCIFFIIFSTIVFCLETVPELQIKHEKPYHNTSNGGTADQVVDYWFVTEGVFVSWFTLEYSVRLYSAPSLWKFVKSWMGILDVLAIFPFYLTLALEKRTNQVDSFAVIRAVRLIRVLRVFKLTRYSDAIKLLVNTIYSSLEQLRSLGFCFMVSVVIFSSAIFYVEGSPNFSSIPDAFWWTVITMTSVGYGDVTPTTTIGKFVGSFCAMSGVVFFCLPTPVLVSNFIKFYISYGDPSQRKKAFVDNLKQLFLRSKR; encoded by the coding sequence ATGTTAAAAGCATACAACACTGGGTTATCTGCTGGCTTACAGACTCCACGCCCGCGAAGACTTCGCACTTCAAGTTCATGCTTTGTTCCAGCCTATAGCAGCCAGCGAGTTATCATCAACGTCAGCGGAATACGATATGAGACTTACGAGGAGACCCTCGGCAATTATCCGGAGACTCTGCTCGGTTCTCCGACGAAACGGAGCGAGTACTACAACCCGACGCGCGACGAATACGTCTTTGCCCGAGACAAACCGTCGTTtgacgccattttgtttttctaccaATCGCGGGGCATTTTAGCGAAACCGGAAGACGTTAGCGAAGAGACATTTCAAGAGGAGCTTGAGTTTTATGGTTTACCCCATAAGTATTATTCGGACAGCATGGATCACCTCTCGGGTTCAGAAGAGCAAATGGAAGAAATTCTACCCCTGAATCCtcttaaaagaaaactttggcTCTGGTTTGAATACCCCAGGTCCTCCCACACCGCACGCATACTTGCATTgtggtgtattttttttataatattctCTACCATTGTGTTTTGCCTCGAAACTGTACCCGAACTGCAAATAAAACACGAAAAACCTTACCACAACACAAGCAATGGTGGAACCGCAGATCAGGTTGTGGATTATTGGTTTGTCACGGAAGGCGTGTTCGTTTCTTGGTTTACACTGGAATATTCTGTGCGTCTCTATTCCGCTCCATCGCTTTGGAAATTCGTTAAGTCATGGATGGGTATCTTGGACGTTCTAGCCATATTTCCGTTTTATCTCACTCTGGCGCTTGAAAAAAGAACCAACCAGGTGGACTCGTTCGCCGTGATCCGCGCCGTTCGTCTCATACGCGTTTTGCGTGTTTTTAAACTCACAAGATACAGCGATGCCATCAAGTTATTAGTAAATACAATATATTCCAGTTTAGAGCAGTTGAGATCTCTGGGATTCTGCTTCATGGTTTCCGTAGTTATTTTTTCAAGTGCTATATTTTACGTGGAAGGGAGCCCGAACTTTTCAAGTATACCAGACGCCTTTTGGTGGACGGTGATCACTATGACAAGTGTTGGTTATGGCGATGTGACTCCCACCACCACTATTGGGAAATTTGTAGGGTCTTTTTGTGCAATGAGTGGAGTGGTATTCTTCTGTCTTCCTACACCTGTACTAGTGTCAAACTTTATCAAGTTTTATATCAGCTATGGGGATCCTAGTCAGCGGAAAAAAGCTTTCGTTGACAACTTAAAGCAGCTTTTCCTTAGATCAAAGCGATGA
- the LOC140946988 gene encoding neo-calmodulin-like has protein sequence MSGKSLFGPDVPQVVIKSIFSKYDKDGSGRLEKKEVLAMMGDLGLDEKQAELCFMMLDKDGNNNVSEKELMDWLRAGEGYKVVDDPNRYSFLRRVADAFKRYDKDGSGVIDKNEFRALLAAGGKDWRSCDDSVIEKALSVVDKDGSGTVSFTEFLDWMDKVNSKGKK, from the coding sequence atgtctgGTAAAAGTTTATTTGGGCCTGATGTTCCACAAGTGGtgatcaaaagcatttttagtAAATATGATAAAGATGGTAGCGGTAGATTGGAAAAAAAGGAGGTTCTAGCGATGATGGGAGACTTGGGACTGGATGAAAAGCAAGCGGAGCTTTGTTTCATGATGCTTGACAAAGACGGAAACAATAACGTGTCCGAGAAAGAGTTGATGGACTGGCTTCGTGCAGGCGAAGGCTATAAGGTAGTCGACGATCCGAACCGTTACTCTTTCCTCCGAAGAGTTGCCGACGCTTTTAAAAGGTACGACAAAGATGGAAGCGGAGTGATTGACAAGAACGAGTTCCGCGCGCTACTGGCTGCTGGTGGGAAAGATTGGCGGAGCTGTGATGACTCAGTGATCGAAAAAGCACTGAGTGTTGTGGATAAAGATGGCAGTGGTACAGTCTCCTTCACAGAATTTTTGGATTGGATGGACAAGGTGAattcaaagggaaaaaaataa
- the LOC140946434 gene encoding uncharacterized protein — protein MSGRSLIGPDVPQVVIKSIFSKYDKDGSGSLEQTEVLAMMGDLGLDEKQAELCFMMLDKDGNNNVTEKELMDWLRAGEGYKVVDDPKRYAFARRVADAFKKYDKDGSGVIEKEEFRALLASGGKAWRSCDDAIIVKTLGVVDKDGNGTVSFTEFLAWMDKMNAKRK, from the coding sequence atgtcTGGAAGAAGTTTAATAGGGCCTGATGTTCCACAAGTGGtgatcaaaagcatttttagtAAATATGATAAAGATGGTAGCGGTAGCCTGGAACAAACAGAGGTTCTAGCGATGATGGGAGATTTGGGACTGGATGAGAAGCAAGCGGAGCTTTGTTTCATGATGCTTGACAAAGACGGAAACAATAACGTAACTGAAAAAGAGTTGATGGACTGGCTTCGTGCAGGCGAAGGCTATAAGGTGGTCGACGACCCAAAGCGTTACGCTTTCGCCCGACGAGTTGCCGACGCGTTTAAAAAGTACGACAAAGATGGAAGTGGAGTGATCGAAAAAGAAGAGTTCCGCGCGCTACTGGCTTCTGGCGGGAAAGCTTGGCGGAGCTGTGATGACGCGATCATCGTAAAAACACTGGGTGTTGTGGATAAGGATGGCAATGGTACCGTATCCTTCACAGAATTTTTAGCTTGGATGGACAAAATGAAtgcaaaaagaaagtaa
- the LOC140946024 gene encoding ras-related GTP-binding protein C-like isoform X2, with protein MTSYEDEENFGSYSVVGSFPKDFGYGPEDQDDIAHSDSKPRILLLGLRRSGKSSIQKVVFHKMSPNETLFLESTNKIVKDDISNSSFVQFQIWDFPGQIDFFDPAFDSEVLFGHCGALVFVIDAQDDYMEALGKLHMTVTRAYKVNPNIKFEVFIHKVDGLSDDHKIETQRDIHQRATDDLTDAGLEGLHLSFYLTSIYDHSIFEAFSKVVQKLVPQLPTLENLLNILITNSGIEKAFLFDVVSKIYVATDSSPVDMQSYELCCDMIDVVIDISCIYGFLALVCILRDVNFEKKGLIDYNFYCFRQAISEVFEVKRQMRSVSDVGSHSASAAYSNGSAVPGLDRERNENAVVV; from the exons ATGACG TCTTACGAAGACGAGGAAAACTTTGGAAGCTACAGTGTTGTAGGATCATTTCCTAAAGATTTTGG ATATGGACCAGAAGATCAGGATGATATCGCACACAGTGACAGCAAACCACGCATTTTATTGCTGGGTCTCAGAAG GAGTGGCAAATCTTCTATTCAGAAGGTTGTATTTCACAAGATGTCTCCAAATGAAACTCTTTTCTTGGAGAGTACCAACAAAATAGTAAAAGATG ATATTTCAAATAGCTCATTTGTACAGTTTCAA ATATGGGACTTTCCTGGACAGATAGATTTCTTTGACCCAGCATTTGATTCTGAAGTGCTGTTTGGTCACTGTGGAGCTCTTGTCTTTGTCATAGATGCTCAG GATGATTACATGGAAGCCTTAGGAAAACTTCACATGACTGTTACAAGAGCATACAAA gtCAACCCAAACATAAAGTTTGAAGTTTTCATCCACAAAGTGGATGGTCTGTCAGATGATCATAAAATTG AAACACAACGTGATATTCACCAAAGAGCAACGGATGATTTAACAGATGCTGGACTTGAAGGTCTCCACCTGAG cTTCTACTTGACAAGTATATATGATCATTCTATATTTGAG gccTTTAGTAAAGTGGTGCAGAAACTAGTACCCCAGCTTCCAACCCTGGAGAACTTATTAAATATTCTTATAACT AATTCTGGTATTGAGAAGGCCTTTCTATTTGATGTTGTCAGTAAAATCTATGTGGCCACAGATAG CTCTCCAGTTGATATGCAGTCATATGAGCTCTGCTGTGATATGATTGATGTAGTTATTGATATTTCCTGTATTTATGG GTTTCTTGCGCTCGTTTGCATTTTACGGGATGTCAACTTTGAGAAGAAAG GTTTGATAGACTACAATTTCTATTGCTTCCGTCAAGCCATAAGTGAG GTTTTTGAAGTCAAACGTCAGATGAGATCTGTCTCAGATGTTGGATCCCACTCCGCCTCAGCCGCCTACTCAAACGGCAGTGCCGTGCCGGGCCTGGATCGAGAACGAAACGAGAACGCTGTAGTGGTGTAG
- the LOC140946024 gene encoding ras-related GTP-binding protein C-like isoform X1, producing the protein MTSYEDEENFGSYSVVGSFPKDFGYGPEDQDDIAHSDSKPRILLLGLRRSGKSSIQKVVFHKMSPNETLFLESTNKIVKDDISNSSFVQFQIWDFPGQIDFFDPAFDSEVLFGHCGALVFVIDAQDDYMEALGKLHMTVTRAYKVNPNIKFEVFIHKVDGLSDDHKIETQRDIHQRATDDLTDAGLEGLHLSFYLTSIYDHSIFEAFSKVVQKLVPQLPTLENLLNILITNSGIEKAFLFDVVSKIYVATDSSPVDMQSYELCCDMIDVVIDISCIYGLRDEGDSSAYDMESSSIIKLNNSTILYLREVNKFLALVCILRDVNFEKKGLIDYNFYCFRQAISEVFEVKRQMRSVSDVGSHSASAAYSNGSAVPGLDRERNENAVVV; encoded by the exons ATGACG TCTTACGAAGACGAGGAAAACTTTGGAAGCTACAGTGTTGTAGGATCATTTCCTAAAGATTTTGG ATATGGACCAGAAGATCAGGATGATATCGCACACAGTGACAGCAAACCACGCATTTTATTGCTGGGTCTCAGAAG GAGTGGCAAATCTTCTATTCAGAAGGTTGTATTTCACAAGATGTCTCCAAATGAAACTCTTTTCTTGGAGAGTACCAACAAAATAGTAAAAGATG ATATTTCAAATAGCTCATTTGTACAGTTTCAA ATATGGGACTTTCCTGGACAGATAGATTTCTTTGACCCAGCATTTGATTCTGAAGTGCTGTTTGGTCACTGTGGAGCTCTTGTCTTTGTCATAGATGCTCAG GATGATTACATGGAAGCCTTAGGAAAACTTCACATGACTGTTACAAGAGCATACAAA gtCAACCCAAACATAAAGTTTGAAGTTTTCATCCACAAAGTGGATGGTCTGTCAGATGATCATAAAATTG AAACACAACGTGATATTCACCAAAGAGCAACGGATGATTTAACAGATGCTGGACTTGAAGGTCTCCACCTGAG cTTCTACTTGACAAGTATATATGATCATTCTATATTTGAG gccTTTAGTAAAGTGGTGCAGAAACTAGTACCCCAGCTTCCAACCCTGGAGAACTTATTAAATATTCTTATAACT AATTCTGGTATTGAGAAGGCCTTTCTATTTGATGTTGTCAGTAAAATCTATGTGGCCACAGATAG CTCTCCAGTTGATATGCAGTCATATGAGCTCTGCTGTGATATGATTGATGTAGTTATTGATATTTCCTGTATTTATGG GTTAAGAGACGAAGGAGACAGCAGTGCTTATGATATGGAGTCCTCATCAATCATCAAACTTAATAACTCCACTATCCTGTACCTCCGTGAAGTTAATAA GTTTCTTGCGCTCGTTTGCATTTTACGGGATGTCAACTTTGAGAAGAAAG GTTTGATAGACTACAATTTCTATTGCTTCCGTCAAGCCATAAGTGAG GTTTTTGAAGTCAAACGTCAGATGAGATCTGTCTCAGATGTTGGATCCCACTCCGCCTCAGCCGCCTACTCAAACGGCAGTGCCGTGCCGGGCCTGGATCGAGAACGAAACGAGAACGCTGTAGTGGTGTAG